The Leptospira brenneri genome includes a window with the following:
- a CDS encoding LA_0442/LA_0875 N-terminal domain-containing protein produces MRNIYLTLMILLFAIFPLSAVQTILLKQGKSIKGIVTNQNVDSVEIDTQNGKHMVISKKTVLKIIYKDIAEAEEENIRKEEEEKRKAEKDKAIAAKQEEIRKRREELTRQESEKKAKEGGGEVVTHSLRDSFVLGSVADGNMITLAPDSARCQRFSEYPEYFWLFGGLRFSEPDWNDLLPKDNRPVRIKQTSTWTDMAVTLLGGFLITITRKTIVVDVCEGNGYRMVSDSEIKRIKDEAVEQIRTEQELKEAEEKYELEQLERDLEALKKKK; encoded by the coding sequence ATGCGAAACATCTATTTAACCTTAATGATACTATTATTTGCAATTTTTCCCTTAAGTGCAGTACAAACTATCCTTCTCAAACAAGGTAAATCCATCAAAGGGATTGTGACCAACCAGAATGTGGACAGTGTAGAAATAGATACACAAAACGGAAAACATATGGTCATTTCCAAAAAAACTGTCTTAAAAATTATCTATAAAGACATTGCGGAAGCAGAAGAAGAAAACATCCGTAAGGAAGAAGAAGAAAAACGAAAGGCTGAAAAAGACAAAGCCATCGCAGCCAAACAAGAAGAAATTCGTAAACGCAGAGAAGAACTAACACGACAAGAATCAGAAAAAAAAGCGAAAGAAGGAGGCGGTGAAGTGGTCACTCATAGCCTTCGCGATTCCTTTGTTCTTGGTTCCGTTGCCGATGGGAATATGATCACTCTTGCTCCGGACTCAGCAAGGTGCCAACGATTCTCAGAGTATCCAGAGTATTTTTGGTTGTTTGGTGGTCTTAGATTTAGTGAACCCGATTGGAATGATTTACTCCCAAAAGACAACCGCCCGGTTCGCATCAAACAAACTTCCACCTGGACCGATATGGCAGTCACTCTTCTCGGTGGATTTCTCATTACCATCACCCGCAAAACAATTGTAGTCGATGTTTGTGAAGGAAATGGATATCGTATGGTTTCCGATTCCGAAATCAAACGCATCAAAGACGAAGCTGTAGAACAAATCAGAACCGAACAAGAACTCAAAGAAGCAGAAGAAAAATACGAGTTAGAACAACTCGAAAGAGATTTGGAAGCTTTAAAGAAGAAGAAGTAA
- the eat gene encoding ethanolamine permease gives MKEDGKMHKVLHSVHLWGIAVGLVISGDYFGWNFGWSKASFWEFSFAVGWIATFYVLFALCFTELAASIPQSGGPSAYAKRALGDLFGLITGYLVLVEFLLAPPAIASALGGYIHFLFPVIPEFGAGIVMFCLLLLINLTGIKQTARFELLVTLVAVFGLLFYLGFLAPHVSLDRIPPLPEMNSISWGSVFLSIPFAIWFFLAVEGVALASEEVRNPARDIPIGYTAGIFTLLCLAGLIFVFTASVVDIKEIAELDYPLSYVLQKLYGSEQIWPFVFTFIGLFGLVASLFGIILGNSRLIYAMAKEGYLPTYLSKLSKGSLVPGNAVLTGGVLGIFCMCFLDTAELITISALGACGMYLLSLVSYFVLRKKEPEMPRPYKAPFYPILPGIALVLGIVACGSVSVSEPYLALGVLGVGVTLGIGYSIKQKRN, from the coding sequence ATGAAAGAAGACGGGAAGATGCATAAAGTTCTACATTCTGTGCATTTATGGGGCATTGCGGTCGGACTTGTCATTTCTGGTGATTATTTTGGTTGGAACTTTGGTTGGTCCAAAGCCAGTTTTTGGGAATTCAGTTTTGCTGTTGGTTGGATTGCTACCTTTTATGTGCTATTTGCTCTTTGTTTTACCGAGCTTGCGGCCAGTATCCCACAATCGGGGGGGCCTTCTGCATATGCCAAAAGGGCTCTTGGGGATTTGTTTGGACTCATCACAGGGTATTTAGTTCTCGTTGAATTTTTACTCGCACCTCCTGCCATTGCATCCGCTTTGGGAGGATACATACATTTTCTTTTTCCCGTGATCCCAGAATTTGGCGCTGGTATTGTTATGTTTTGTTTATTGTTATTAATCAACTTAACAGGGATTAAACAAACAGCTCGCTTTGAACTTTTGGTAACACTTGTGGCCGTCTTTGGGCTTTTGTTTTATCTGGGATTTCTTGCGCCTCACGTTTCTTTAGATCGGATTCCTCCTTTGCCTGAGATGAATTCGATCTCTTGGGGATCGGTATTTCTATCGATACCTTTTGCCATTTGGTTTTTTTTGGCAGTAGAAGGTGTGGCTTTGGCTTCCGAAGAGGTTCGTAATCCGGCCCGTGACATTCCCATCGGTTACACTGCTGGAATTTTTACATTACTCTGTTTGGCAGGTCTTATTTTTGTTTTCACAGCCTCTGTGGTTGATATCAAAGAAATTGCAGAGTTGGATTATCCTTTATCTTACGTATTGCAGAAGTTATATGGCAGCGAACAGATTTGGCCTTTTGTATTTACCTTCATTGGTTTGTTTGGCCTTGTCGCTTCTTTATTTGGGATCATCCTTGGAAATTCGAGACTCATTTATGCAATGGCCAAAGAAGGATACTTACCAACTTACCTTTCTAAACTAAGTAAGGGATCTCTTGTTCCAGGGAATGCAGTTCTTACTGGTGGAGTTTTGGGTATTTTCTGTATGTGTTTTTTGGATACTGCGGAACTCATCACCATCTCTGCGTTAGGTGCTTGTGGGATGTATCTCTTGAGTCTTGTTTCCTACTTTGTTTTGCGTAAGAAGGAACCAGAGATGCCAAGGCCCTATAAAGCTCCTTTTTATCCCATACTCCCTGGAATTGCGCTTGTTCTTGGAATTGTGGCTTGTGGTTCCGTTTCCGTTTCTGAGCCGTATTTGGCACTTGGAGTTTTGGGAGTTGGAGTTACTTTGGGAATTGGTTATTCTATAAAGCAGAAAAGAAACTGA